The window AGTGACTCATCCTTCTGTTGAGAGTACAtatcttctctcctcctctctctctctctctctctctctctcgccgaGGCTATCTGCACCTGGGTCCCACACTTGCGGCGCCAGCCATCCCATAATTACCCTCAAATGGCTGTTGCCACATCAGTGACGCACAGGAAGGCTGGCCCAGCAGTGAAACGCTGCATGCTTCATAGTGCTAGTCACCTTCCCTAAACTGGCTTTTCCAACtgcactgtgtgtctgtgtgtgtgtgtgtgtgtgtgtgtgtgtgaacagagaTTTGTCAAATTGTTGTGACTTTCTCCGTCTCGGGCTCGACTGGCTGCATTGTTGGCTGGGACATTGCATCACAGAGGGTTTGAAGGATgcctgattgtgttttttttattttggaggaATGTATGAGAGAATAAATGAGGTCATACACAGACTTGTGCCGTAAGTCTGTCTGTGATTGGACAGCGAGGTGTACAAAAGAGCAGACTTTCTGGAGATATTCCATGATGTCACACGCACACGCCATCTAACGCTATCAGCAAAGATCTGCAGCTTTGGATTTACATCACAGGAGGATCATCTGTGGTGGCACTGTGGTATGTATGTCGCCAGAGAACATGTTATCATGCAACTGCAGGGTCAAGTGTATCTTGTGGGTCTCATAATGTTGCATTGTTGTCAACAAGATACTCAATTATGGATAAAAAGCTTTGCAGCTCTGAATGTGTAATCAGCACCCATACATAAGTGCATGtatggacacacagacacacacacacaaagaaagagagaaaatgagctCTGCAggcacccctcctcctcctcctcctcctcctcctcctcttcccctctgcACATATACACTGTGACTCATCGCTCTGCAGCCGTATAGCTATCAGAGGGACACAACCAACTTCAACTTCTCTCACTGGGCTGTCTGCTCTCATTCATCCAGCGCGACCCCCAAACCCAGAGGTCACGGCTGCAGAATGTTACTGTTGAAACGTCTCCATGAAAAAGGGCATTTGGAAAGCCGGAggaagggggtgggggtggggggctgACTTACAGGAAAGAGAGTGACGCAAGGGCAAAGAGGCGACAAATAGTTTTGTAAGCaggggttttgtgtgtgttcctgcagcATTTAGAGACACAGACATTAAGGcattaatgtgtgtgagtgcgagTGTGGGAGAAAGCACTTTGAATCTGAACTCCTCCTTCATGGATGAAAGAagtgtgtttgaatgaatcCTCGTTGGGAGCATCAGTTATTCCGCAGCATAGTTGTGATGTAATTTGTTAAGAAATAATGAGCAATAAATATATTCTAAGATATAGACCGCAGAAGGGGGATGATTGTCTCATTCACCAGCCTCGTCTAGCGGCTCTGCCAAAACTACCACCCactacattcacacacacacacacacgcacacacatgcatgcaaaacaaacacgcatacaaagagacacatcgagagagagtgagaaagggagacagacagagagggcgAGAATCTGGGAAGCGATGCAGTCTGCCTCCACAAGTACAGAACCTCCTACTCTATCTGTGCCCACATCGATATGTGCACACATGGCCTGTGTGTATCAGCTGCTGCCTTCACTGGCACGTCCCGCTACACTTGCAcgcattaaaggtgcactatgaaattaaaaatcagaaatgtttcatttagCAAAATGAATACGGTACTGATACAGAGTCAGATGTATTCATCTGATATAAGGTATTTCCAcgactaaataaacaagctgtcctcagatgGTTATTAGGTCCCCAGAACGCTGTGTGAAGTCGGAAAGGAGGGGACTCTTAAGAAGGGTTTGATTTATTCGGtttcttcacttgttttttctcttctgattagaatttcttccccaaaactacatagtgcaccttttaacaaataaagttaACTGACGCTCTTAGAGGTGGATGAAAACTTGAAAGTGATGCAGAACAGGTGCAAACAATCTCAGGTGTTGAGACTGTGAGTGGAGAACTCCTGCCAGAGGTGCACTTCTCACCTTTTCTCATCAGCGAAGACAAACTTTCGCAGTTTGAGGTCCCCCAGCACGATGCCGGCCTGGTGGCAGTGAGCCACGGCCAGAGCCACCTGACGGAAGAGCCTGCAGGCGTGCTCCTCGTCCAGCCTGCGACAGCTCTTCACCAGGGTGTGCATGTCCCCAAAGTCCTTGTCCAGGAACACGTAGGCCTTGCGTTCGCCCAGGATGATGTCCCTGATGCCGGCCACGTTCTTGTGGGCTGGAAGGATCCCGTAGGGTCTGATCTTTTCCTGGTACACCCCCATATCAAAAACCTGGGAGAGagtagaagaagaggaggaggaggaggaggagggatggggATGCAGGATGGAAAttagggagggagggagggagagagagagagagagagagagagagagagagagagtgagagagaggatgcAATGGGTCAGTGTGCTCTTAATGATCATCTGAGGAAACAGGCATGCAAATTTGGCAGGGAGTTAAAAAAGCAGGCGTGGGATGTGCCTTTGATTCCGGCTCAATACGCTGCTTTTGCATGAGCGTGTCAAATGAATCCCCAAAGCATGAAGCGATTAACTTTATTAATCAACAAAGCCAAACGCCTGCAGAGTCTAACgtgcaaaacaaacagatgcGGAACAGCGgatgaggggaggggggggaccACTGTCGTTATCGGGGCAGATCCTAATCACGATAGTGTCTCTTTGTCTcacatgtttgcattttttttttttttcgtgtgcCACGGCGTGGCGTATTGCAGTGACGTGTATGCAAACGAGCCCGAGCTGACAGACGAGGATAGGTGGGCTTGAGCGCAGCGCAGCACGGGATTTTTGGTGGGGTTGCCTTGGCTCTTCTTTTCATGCGCTTGTCAACAGATTTATAATATAATCAGAGAGggtttttattattgtagttCGGGATTTATTATATCATGAAGCAACACCGCTGCTGTTGCCACATTTCGCGTGAGAGCAGCAGCGACACCGGGGTGAGAAAGTCGCCTGAATGCTGATGACATGTCAGACAGGCGATTGAGCAACGCGCTGTCTTGAAACACCATTCATTCAGAGAAATTGCACAATGACGGGATTGCGCATACCTTGCACAGTAGCTCATCGCCAGTGTCGGTGTTCATCGCGCTGTGCACGCTCTCCCGGTCCGCCAGAGGTAGAAGCAGGAACGGTCCTATCCGGGATGGCCCCTGGTGGGTCGCCGGGACGGGGCTGGAGACGGGGCTGACGGGAGACCCGGGTGAGGTGCCGAGGAGTCCCTGCGTGTCCCCCGCCTCGGCGCTCAGCCTGGCGCATTTAGCCGGCGGCTGATCGTCCGAGTCCAGCCGCTTGTGCGCGACTCTCCCGGTGCGGATGCAAGCTGGTGCCGGGCTGCTCCACTGCAAGTTCATCCTGACGAGACAGATTCaccacgaaaaaaaaaaaaaaaaaaaaaaaaaaacaacaacaaaaaacacaagacttGTTTAGGATGTGTCCTTTGATTGTTAGAATAAACAGCCAACTGCGCGCTCCATTTCCCCGTGTGATCAAAAAATTATGAAAGTTCAGCGGATTCTCTGATTCGGTGATAATCCAGCCCAGGTCCTCTCTGCCCGTGCCTCTGAGGTCTGTGTACTTTttttggtgagaaaaaaaatcccgaTCCCTCAGAGTCCAGACTGgagtgagaaagacagaaagaaaagagagagtgagtgagagagagagaaagagagaccgCCTCACGCTCAGAGAGaggcagtgagtgagtgagctcCGGTGATGTTGAGATCAGAGCTCAAAACACTCCGCCCGACCAGTCCAGCCTCCTGGTGGTGACACAACCATTGAGCAATCCTGTAACGGCACCGACTCCAGCTCAGCTCGGCTGCTCTGATGAAACCTCCTTCTGTATTACCTTTCACAGAAGACTGCCTGAGCATATGGTGCAAACATTAACGTGATTTCCCCCCCGTGTTTGTCATGGAGTCATGAATTCCTCTCTGAgatctgactgaaaaaaaaaagaggagccTGAGCATgtgagaggagctgctgctgctgctgcttatcATGTCTTAGACAATAATTAACAATCCTTTAAAAGTCTTCCTCTGACTCAGTTCTTCCAGCTCTTAATGCCATGTTGCAACAATCTCTCCACCACCAGGCCTCCTGCGTGGCACCTGAAGTGTTTGCTCTCCAAATGTTGTGCCTTCAGTGTGAACCAGCCGGTACAAAGCTCCAGTGTGTGAGCCTTAACTCTAGCTTTAACATCACCATGATATTTTCCCATGCAGAGACTGTTTGTTATGTGGATATGACTCACC is drawn from Pagrus major chromosome 3, Pma_NU_1.0 and contains these coding sequences:
- the trib1 gene encoding tribbles homolog 1, whose product is MNLQWSSPAPACIRTGRVAHKRLDSDDQPPAKCARLSAEAGDTQGLLGTSPGSPVSPVSSPVPATHQGPSRIGPFLLLPLADRESVHSAMNTDTGDELLCKVFDMGVYQEKIRPYGILPAHKNVAGIRDIILGERKAYVFLDKDFGDMHTLVKSCRRLDEEHACRLFRQVALAVAHCHQAGIVLGDLKLRKFVFADEKRTQVRLESLEDCRVLEDPNDDSMSDTHGCPAYVSPEILSSSAPYSGKMADMWSLGVMLYTMLVGRYPFHDPDPATLFSKIRRGQCCLPEGLSPKAKCLLQSLLRKEPSERLTATELFAHPWFHQPPSSQEVALGEQEVSSAEQMVPSFDVEEDDDLFC